The Drosophila innubila isolate TH190305 chromosome 2L unlocalized genomic scaffold, UK_Dinn_1.0 4_B_2L, whole genome shotgun sequence genome segment GACTTGGGATTTCCCTCATTGAGATACTTGTCGTCAGTTGAGATACAAGCTGCGATCCCCTCTTTTTTAAACCATGCACAACTTGAGTTGTCAAAGCTTTTCATGTAAAATGTTATCTACGTTTAGATTTATACACACactacagacacacacacaatatgcAGAAATTGTGTGCACATcaaattgattgttttttattttttgcccatgataacaacaacaaagaacatgcaattttgtaattattagtTATATGGTCTGTTTGCGACGAGCACGAGTATTTGAAAaccttaattttaaagctgatATATTTTGCTCGGTTCGTTTCCGGTGCATTCCACTGTGCGAGCCAATTGAAAATGCGTGCTGTCAACGTTGTGTCTGAGGTCAGTGAACCCCAAACCTCAAACCTCGATAACCGTCAACAGTCACAGTGAAACAACAACCAATTTTAAGtcgaaaatgaaagaaaaaggTGCGTGTTTGTTTAGGCCTCACCTTATGCTGACCATACGAGTGCACTACAAAATTTCGGAGTTAATAACTCGTTTGGTTACCAAACAAAACGGTTGCAGTTTTTCCCACTATTTGCGACATCTGTTTTTAGCCAGCTCACAGTCTATAATCTCTTGCCAATTCATGATAAGCAGTTAACTGAAGAAACTACATTTTTTACGCACAAACTTTCCTACATTAGTTGGTCATATCTATGATGTATGACGTAGAGATGATgatcattattataatgatgatgatgatgatgttggtgGGAGCGTAGCGGTTATTGACTTTGCGTTCTTCGCTATCCACTTGAATCGTGCCTCCATTTTTACGATCATTTCGTTGGCATTTCTTGAGCTTTTAATGCCGTTGTCGgcatttctttgctttttagctattattatttgattttcaacgCTCAAACATACTAtacctatttatatatatatttatgtatgacTGGGTCAGCTTTGCAGACTTTTTTGCCAAGTTAAAGTGCACAGTCATTAAAAAAGGCCATGAAAGCAGAAGTATCTTTCTATACTCTGTATCCAAGCAATAGAAAAGTATTCTATCTTGATAATGATGTATGTAATAGTCCAAAATAGGCATCTTATATATTGTACATCGGGTagaagtttttgtaattttctttttattttttaaatattttttcttaaacagttttttgttttgcttattatgtttatttaaagcgAGTATCTCAATGTCGATCTTGCTCGACtgtaatgttttttattgcttacCATCCATAAAAGAATCAATCTTACTCAGCACTTTCCCCTTTTTCTAAACGAAAAATTCGTAATCAGCgcatttagtttaaaatcataaataattggtttttattttttttaatagtttttgaataatattCTCTTTTGGTTAAATTGTGGCTTAGATCGCCAAAGTGAAGAGCAAACATTGCCCCGATTATCAATTCGAAGCAACAATATGAttgaaaattagaaaaattttattttggccCCAGTGACAAAATGAGCTGTTGGCCAATGCAAAACAGAGGGAACACAAATGGGTTGGCTGATGAATTCAAATGGAATCAGATGAATACTTCATACAACCGTTGCACCCCATCTCGGAATAATACGTGGGATAAATGGTATAAACATAATCTGAAAGTAACACAAGAATTGTCCATTTTGATGGAGAAACCCATTTCGGAGGTGGCGGAACTTCTCTACAACCTCACTCTGCAGAACTACAACAATATATTGAATCCGATGAAGAGTGGATGGAATGCAAAGCGTGTACCTCTCTCCCGTATGGATGTCTGTGATCGTTACTTGAAAGTTTTCGACTTGGCAGGAAATCTAAGGGATCGAAGACATCCCCGAAGTCTTATATTGCTGTTGGAGTTCATGCAGAGTATCATTGGTCCGAAAACTGAAAGTGATTCTTCTACTTCTTCGCGTCTTAGCCCTACAGATTCGACTTTTACAATAGCTACAGCTCGCAAACTTCCCGTCGACGGAGCAGATACTTTTGCCAATAAGAAATATAAGGAGTTATATAATATGGAagataaagtatattttatgtacagCAAGCGATTGGGACGTCTAATCGATCCGGATATTGATAAGATTGCAGTTGCGATTGAAAAACGAATTTCAGTTAACAATGACCCGGTAAAGGGTCCGAGTGGAACAACAACTTCTCGCCATTGTCAGCTTGGTAACATGGATGACAATCGATCAATAAATGTCAAAGATGTTGTCCAGCGTCAAGGAGATTATGGTAATGTCAAGGATGTTGTCCAGCGTGAAAGGAATTATGGTAATGACATACAGAAAATTCGAAATCGATCTGCAAGCTTATCTGTCGGCGGACGGTCCTTGGCAAACGATAGATCCGACTTCATGTTAAACGATGATAAGGGAAGACGTTTTGGTCACGGCAGCGTTCAGTTGATGGATTTGCGTTCCAAGCGTAACGAAATCTTGCGTATTTTGTTGGCAAAAGTTAAAAAGGCGGATACCGAACGATTTCTAAAAAGTTTGGGATCCATCGATTTGCGTAATCCGCGAGTTAAGCTTAAAAAAGTCAAGAGTCCAACAGAAGAGTTAGCCAAATTCTATTCGAATGTAGTTACAGATGTGCCTAGAACAAAGTCAACCATAGAGAAATTCAAAaagaatcaaaaatataagccAGTTCGAAGACCTACTATTATTAATGAGAGTGTGGATCAACTAGTTCTTCCGAAAGAGCGTAGATACTATGGGGAAGCAATGCCTGTACTATATCATGCACCATATAAGGACAGTGATAGGTCGACCTGGATGCGTCGTTATCCGGATCAATTGCGTATGCAAGAGGACGGACAATTGGGTATGTCCAGTGTGAGACGCTATAAACGTGATTCGGTGCAAAAGTCTCTTTTCAGGGCAAAGCAGCAATTTTCCATTCACAGTCTAAACAgtcaaataattaagtttgcCACTAAAGAGGAGCTCCACAAGAAGCCCGAATACAAACGTATATTTCCCTCAGCCAGTAGGCGATTTAAACAGTCAAAACAGTCAAAAGGTCACTAATCGGGTCGAAGTAATTCAAgagtttatgttttaaataaaattttgaatagtaCGTTTCGTTTTCTGgcgattttcattttaaacacTTGAAAACACTTTCACCATCTCTTGCACAATGTACTGTGCACCCTCATGCAGCCTGCCACGTAGCAGTACCCTGTGTCTGCTAACATGTGAGGCAGTCACGGAGCCAATACAAAAATGTCGACGTCTCAATCCACATTGGCAGGCGGAGGAGAGACACTGGTGTCTCCACAATGGCAACGCACTACGTCAGTTGGCCCTGATGTTGCAGCGTCCGTTGGAGCAAGTCTGTCGTTTCCTTTACCAGCTGACACTCAAGAGATTTGGCCAGATTCTCAATCCGAAGTGTTCGCATTGGAATTGGTATCGAGTGCCATTTGTTCGCCCGGATACTTGTGGACTCTATGATAACATTTTCGATAGGCATGGGAATTTGCGTAATCCCCTACACCCTTATATTCTACACATACTGCTAACGATATTGGACCATTATCTGGATAAGCCCTGTCTCGGCTACAACGATCTACCTTATCCGAGTATGTTAGATGAAATCTGCTATGGCCGCAGTGAGGGAAAATGCACAGATATATTTCGAAGTGACAAGGATGGAATTGGCGCTAAGCTCCGGTCAGATTGGGATGCATCTGGATTGGGTTATAATTTTGCCGGAAGTGATTTTGATGCGGACGCAGATGGCAAAGATGGGCGTGGTAAAAAGGGCAAGGGTGATGATGATCTTGTCGTAGACCGAAGAAAGAAAGGACAAGATGGTGAAGGACAGGGAATGTATGAAGATagaaaaagtatgaaaaatatatcCGATCTCTATGCCAAAGTTGTGCAAAATAAGCATAATCGCAAGCTGGTCGGTTCCGCTACTGAAGATGATGACGATGGTCTAACATCAAAGAAGAAAAAGGCTCCAAAGGTTCCAAAGAAACGTCGCTATGTTGGCAACGACGATCGTCGTTTTATGGGCGAAATGTTGCCCGTTTTGGTGCATGAACCCTTCGATGAGACGAAACCCTGGACCTGGATCCGTCGACATCCAGTACAAACCCGAGTGCTTCAAGGAACAAGATTGGGACGTGCCAAGGTGCATCGATATAAACGGGAAACGCTTCACTTCCAGTTTCAGCGGGCAAAGGATCGCTACTCACTGCATAGCTTGTATAAGATTGGCAGCGAAGGTTCTATCGGCTGGGAGGACACGTTTGGCAAACCCTCCTTCATGCAGAGAGATAAATCAATGGCTAAACCTTATGACTATAAGAAACTTTTGGAAAAACCCGACGATGGCATGGCACGTATTTCCGTTGCTCCCAAACCAATAAAAGCGCCAGCCAAATCCAAAGGAAATCCCAAATCTAAATGAAGCTCAGATGTTGCAAATAAGTTGCAAAACCAGTTTTAGCCACACAACTGGAAATGCTTCCAAGAAACGCTGCAAATGCCAAACAGAAAGACAGAAATTTACAAACGAAACGTGAGAGAGCTATTTATCCCCCTTTTTATAATCAGAAGACGTATTTAAGATTTATTcttaaaagtaaacaatttagaaatttaatgGATGATATGTGCTCGACAACACAAACTGGTAATCATTTTACCAGATTCTTTAATTGTGATGACATCCACAAAGCCAAcgtaataaaattgcaaatgtaatttaactattaatagttatataatttctttgaCATTCTTAGTTCGATGATTGAGTTGATTTATCAAAATTGATTGAATGatgttttgcatatttttatttattatgtagtTTAGCTATAGAAGTAAGTAACAAATATTGAGAACGAATGCATAaactttgcaattaaaattgcaatgaaTATGTTAAATCAGAAGCTCTTTGATTTTGTCTTTATTATACTACgagatatttctttttttgaattCGACATACTGGTgacaatttgttaaatatgacGGAAAGAGTTTGGTGAGTCAATATGGAATGAAGATAAttgtttattcaaataaagtaTGTTATGTTTGGATATAAAAGAAGaggaatataaaataatagtaaataaaaaaaaattaaagagtgTACAGATTtgacataatttttatgttatatcaTATTATTGACAAGTATGTTGAGCTTGGAATTTTGAGCCTTTCATATCCTTTGACTGATATACAAAGTTTGATGCTTTGATTTTGATATTGATTGTTACATTTGCCTGTTTCATCTACCACTTTATCTTGTTACTACTGCTCTTCCTCCTCTTTGACCACCACATGTTCTACACTTCCAtctcctcttttttttatattatttgcttaGACGCAGACAGCGCAGATTATCAAGCACGCGTCTTCACAAACATACTCTTAGCTAAagacatttatatatattttatatgtatatgttatatatatataagtgtaAACATGTCCTGCTATAATTTCTTGGCCAGGACACTGGTAACACTGTTACATACTTTTCTTTCCCCCTCTAAAGCGTTAAAGATagcataaacatttattataattattcaatataaatatttttctataactgtgttaatttatgcataattgcagttactttttaaaagtataattgataaaaatgcTGCGTTAAGT includes the following:
- the LOC117782119 gene encoding uncharacterized protein LOC117782119, with protein sequence MSCWPMQNRGNTNGLADEFKWNQMNTSYNRCTPSRNNTWDKWYKHNLKVTQELSILMEKPISEVAELLYNLTLQNYNNILNPMKSGWNAKRVPLSRMDVCDRYLKVFDLAGNLRDRRHPRSLILLLEFMQSIIGPKTESDSSTSSRLSPTDSTFTIATARKLPVDGADTFANKKYKELYNMEDKVYFMYSKRLGRLIDPDIDKIAVAIEKRISVNNDPVKGPSGTTTSRHCQLGNMDDNRSINVKDVVQRQGDYGNVKDVVQRERNYGNDIQKIRNRSASLSVGGRSLANDRSDFMLNDDKGRRFGHGSVQLMDLRSKRNEILRILLAKVKKADTERFLKSLGSIDLRNPRVKLKKVKSPTEELAKFYSNVVTDVPRTKSTIEKFKKNQKYKPVRRPTIINESVDQLVLPKERRYYGEAMPVLYHAPYKDSDRSTWMRRYPDQLRMQEDGQLGQSSNFPFTV